The genomic window GGATGCCGGACCCGCGCGCTACGACTACGTTCGCGGGCATGAGTCTTGACGCGCTGTCGGGAGGAGACGACACGAATCGGCGAGCCGATCACCTCGGCTGGCGTAACCGGCTGCGGCCGCGTCGCGGACCGCATCTGCCGGGCGTCAGCCAGGCCGTCGGACTGCTGGTGGCCGACCGGCAGGCCACCGCCGACACCATCGTCGCCGCGCCGACTCCCCTGCAGCCGATCGACCTCACCGACGACGCCAGGGTCGCCGAGGTGCTCGATCTCGCCGTCCGGGTGGGCGAGGTCGTGCTCGCCTCCGGCACCGGCGTCATGGACACCACCAGCCAGGTGCGTTTCATCGCGGCCACCTACGGCCTTGCCCGCTGCGATGTCGACGTCACCTACGACGCCATCCGCATCTGGGCCGACCGCGGGCCGCTGCTGCCGCCCGCGAGCACGATGCGCATCGTGCAGTACCGCGCACTCGACTTCACCAGGCTCGCCGCGGTGGACCGGCTGACTCGGCGCATTCGCACCCAGGTGGTTGCGCCCGAGGACGCGCGCGCCGCGCTCGACGCCATCACCTCCGCGCCGCACCCGTACCACCGCTGGACCGCGACGTTCGGCTGGTCGCTGCTGGCCGCCGCCATCGCCGCACTGCTCGGCGCCGGTGTCGTCGTCGCCGCGCTCAGCTTCGCGACCACCGCGGCGATCGACCGCACGAACCGGGTGCTCAACCGCTACGGGCTGCCGTTCTTCTTTCAGCACATGGTGGGCGGACTCATCGCGGCGACCCCGGCGATCGTGCTGTCCACCCTCGCCGAGCCACTCGACATACGGGTCGATCCCACGCTGATCATCGCGGCGGGCATCACGGTGCTGCTCAGTGGTCTGCAACTGGTCGGTTCGGTGCAGGACGCGATCACCGGTGCGCCGATCACCGCGACCGCGCGCCTGCTCGAAGTGGTCATGATGACCGGCGGCATCGTCGCGGGCATCGCGCTCGCGCTGCGGCTGGGTCAGGTGGCGGGCGCCACCGTGCCGTCGATCGAGATGACCTCCGGTCGCGACATCACGGATCTGCCGGTCAAGATCGCGGCGGGTGCGGTCGCCGCGCTGGCCTTCGCGCTCGCCTGTTACGCCGAGCGACGCGCGCTGGCCGCTGCCGCGTTCGGCGGCGCGGCGGGCGCGATCAGCTATCTGCTCGTGCAGCACGCCGGGTTCGGTCCGGTGATCTCCTCCGGGGTGGCCGCCACCCTGATCGGTCTGGCCGGTGGTCTGATGGCCCGCCGCGCGTTGACTCCCCCGCTCGTCGTCGCGGTCGCGGGCATCACGCCGCTGCTGCCCGGTCTCAGTGTGTACCGCGGGCTCTACGCGATGCTGAACGACGAACCGCTGCTCGGCTTCGATCAGTTGCTCTCCGCTTTCGGCATCGGCTGCGCGCTGGCCGCGGGTGTGACACTGGGCGAATGGTGCGACCGCACGCTGCGCCGTCCGCCGATCCTGAGTCGTTTCGGTTCGCTGCGTCGACCGATCGTCCGGCGCAGGCGGCGGTCGAATCCCGCACACTGATACCGTGCCGCCGCTCCGGTGCGGCGGCGACGCCCGGCCCGGTATGGTCGGTCCGATTGATCGGTAAGGGTAGCCAAACAAAGGCTGCTGAATGAGGTGAGGTGGTTCGAAATGTCGGAGGCAGTACCTTTCTCGGCACGCATCCGGTCCGCCACGGAGCGTCAGCACGCCGAGGCGGAGAACTCCTCGTTCATCAGCGACATGCTCGGCGGCGCGCTCGGCATCGACTCCTACCACCGCTACACCGGCCAACTGTGGTTCATCTACCGCGCACTCGAGGCGCGCTGGCCCGAACTGACGGACGACACGGTCGCGGGCCCGTTCATCAAGCCGGAACTGGCCAGGACCGCCGAACTCGAACGCGATCTCGCCGCCCTGCTCGGCCCGGATTGGCGCGCCGGACTCAGGGCGCTGCCCGCCACCGCCGCCTACGCCGAGCGCATCGAGGAATGCGCGCGCGACTGGCCCGCGGGCTATGTCGCGCACCACTACACGCGCTACCTCGGCGACCTGTCCGGCGGTCAGGTGATCCGCGGCACCGCCGAGAAGCTGTGGGACCTGCCGCGCCGCGGCGACGGCGTGCGCTTCTACGTCTTCGACGGCATCGCGAATCCGGCCGCCTTCAAACGCGAATACCGGGCCCTGCTCGACGACCTCGCGCTGGACGAGCTCGAGCGCCGCCGGGTGCTCGAGGAATGCCAGCGCGCCTTCGACTTCAACTCCGCGATCTTCGCCGAACTCGCCGCCGAGTTCCCGGCACGCCGCCCGTCCTGACGATCAGTAGGCGCCCGCCCCGCGCGCGACCGCGCCGATGGTCTTGGCGATACGCGGACCTCGATCATCCGAAATGGCTTACCGCCGTGCCCGATTCGCCCGGCGGCGGCAGAGAGAACACCGACCGGGGCTGGTCGGTTTCACCGCGAGCGCGATACCGATCGGCGCGATCGCGAGCACGGGCGACTACGTCGAGCCGGATAACGACGATGCCGTGACCTCCGCCCTCGCCGCAGCGATGACGGATTCCGACCCCGCCGCCTACGATCCCGCCGAAATCCGCGCGCACGCCACCACATTCGCCCCGGCCGCCTTCCGCGCCAGGATGGCCGACATCGTTACCCAGGTAATGGACGATTGACCAAGTACGCCGAAAGGTTGCCGAATCGTGATCATCACACGGGGTAACTGGAAAAGGCTGTAACACATACCGTTTGACCTGGGGCGATGGTGAGCAGTTCCACACCGTGACGGGCGCCCATCAGCTTGCCCCACCGACGCTGAACCGATTACGGTTTCCTATAAGTCAGGACGAAGGT from Nocardia bhagyanarayanae includes these protein-coding regions:
- a CDS encoding heme oxygenase (biliverdin-producing); the encoded protein is MSEAVPFSARIRSATERQHAEAENSSFISDMLGGALGIDSYHRYTGQLWFIYRALEARWPELTDDTVAGPFIKPELARTAELERDLAALLGPDWRAGLRALPATAAYAERIEECARDWPAGYVAHHYTRYLGDLSGGQVIRGTAEKLWDLPRRGDGVRFYVFDGIANPAAFKREYRALLDDLALDELERRRVLEECQRAFDFNSAIFAELAAEFPARRPS
- a CDS encoding threonine/serine ThrE exporter family protein yields the protein MPGVSQAVGLLVADRQATADTIVAAPTPLQPIDLTDDARVAEVLDLAVRVGEVVLASGTGVMDTTSQVRFIAATYGLARCDVDVTYDAIRIWADRGPLLPPASTMRIVQYRALDFTRLAAVDRLTRRIRTQVVAPEDARAALDAITSAPHPYHRWTATFGWSLLAAAIAALLGAGVVVAALSFATTAAIDRTNRVLNRYGLPFFFQHMVGGLIAATPAIVLSTLAEPLDIRVDPTLIIAAGITVLLSGLQLVGSVQDAITGAPITATARLLEVVMMTGGIVAGIALALRLGQVAGATVPSIEMTSGRDITDLPVKIAAGAVAALAFALACYAERRALAAAAFGGAAGAISYLLVQHAGFGPVISSGVAATLIGLAGGLMARRALTPPLVVAVAGITPLLPGLSVYRGLYAMLNDEPLLGFDQLLSAFGIGCALAAGVTLGEWCDRTLRRPPILSRFGSLRRPIVRRRRRSNPAH